In one Bradyrhizobium cosmicum genomic region, the following are encoded:
- a CDS encoding polyamine ABC transporter substrate-binding protein has translation MTNVGRSGFGFGLAIAAALTFLPVPAGAEDRVVNFYNWSNYMAPDVLEAFTRETGIKVVYDTFDANETLETRLMAGKSGYDVVVPTAYFLQRQIKANIFQKLDKAKLPNLGNAWPVVTQRLGIYDPGNVYAANYMWGTTGIGYNVAKLKQILGADARIDSWDIVFKPENLAKFKDCGVHMLDSADDIFPAALSWLGLDPNSTKQADLEKAADVVAKVRPSVRKFHSSEYLSALATGEICFVVGWSGDIMQARARAAEAKKDNSSGIEIGYTIPKEGAQMFFDNLAIPADAKNVKEAYELINYLYRPDVAAKNSDFLSYANGNLASQKLVDPKILNDKNIYPDEATLAKLFVITAREPATQRIINRLWTKVKTGR, from the coding sequence ATGACGAACGTCGGCCGCTCCGGATTTGGCTTTGGTCTCGCGATCGCCGCAGCGCTGACGTTCCTCCCGGTGCCGGCAGGGGCCGAGGACCGCGTCGTCAACTTCTACAACTGGTCCAATTACATGGCGCCTGATGTGCTAGAGGCCTTCACCAGGGAGACCGGCATCAAGGTGGTCTACGACACCTTTGATGCCAACGAGACGCTTGAGACGCGCCTGATGGCCGGCAAGTCCGGCTATGACGTCGTGGTGCCCACGGCCTATTTCCTGCAGCGCCAGATCAAGGCCAACATCTTCCAGAAGCTCGACAAGGCGAAGCTGCCGAACCTCGGCAATGCCTGGCCGGTCGTGACGCAGCGCCTCGGCATCTACGATCCCGGCAACGTCTACGCCGCCAACTACATGTGGGGCACGACGGGCATCGGCTACAACGTCGCCAAGCTGAAGCAGATCCTCGGGGCCGACGCCAGGATCGACAGCTGGGACATCGTGTTCAAGCCGGAGAACCTCGCCAAGTTCAAAGACTGCGGCGTCCACATGCTCGACTCCGCCGACGACATCTTTCCGGCGGCGCTGAGCTGGCTCGGGCTCGATCCGAACTCGACCAAACAAGCGGACCTCGAGAAGGCCGCCGACGTGGTCGCCAAGGTCCGTCCGTCCGTGCGCAAGTTTCACTCCTCCGAATATCTGAGCGCGCTCGCCACCGGCGAGATCTGTTTCGTGGTCGGCTGGTCCGGCGACATCATGCAGGCCCGTGCGCGCGCCGCCGAAGCCAAGAAAGACAACAGCAGCGGCATCGAGATCGGCTACACGATCCCGAAGGAGGGCGCGCAGATGTTCTTCGACAATCTCGCGATCCCAGCGGATGCCAAGAACGTCAAGGAAGCCTACGAGCTGATCAACTATCTCTACCGCCCCGACGTCGCCGCCAAGAACTCAGACTTCCTGTCCTACGCCAACGGCAACCTCGCGAGCCAGAAGCTGGTCGATCCGAAAATTCTGAACGACAAGAACATCTATCCGGACGAGGCGACGCTCGCAAAGCTGTTCGTCATCACGGCGCGCGAGCCGGCGACGCAGCGCATCATCAACCGGTTGTGGACGAAGGTGAAGACGGGGCGCTGA
- a CDS encoding aminotransferase: MSKSSSLNKIFADLPVTIFEAMSQAARDNAAINLGQGFPDDPGPEDIRRAAAEASLNGYNQYPSMMGIPELRQAIATHYGHWHGLKLDPMSEVMVTSGGTEALTSAILAVVQPGDEVVCFQPVYDSYLPIIRQAGGIPRLVRLEPPHWRLNEDMLKSVFNSKTKAVLFNNPLNPSAVVYPREDLELLARYCQEFDVIAITDEVWEHVTFDEHKHIPLITIPGMRDRTIKVGSAGKIFSLTGWKIGFVCAAPPLLRVAAKVHQFLTFTTAPNLQAAVAYGLGKSDDYFLSMRKDLTRSRDRLTKGLESLGFPVLKSQGTYFLTVDLSPLGLNESDTEFCWRIVKDYKVAAIPVSAFYEQDPVTSVVRFCFAKKDETLDTALERLSDAVRGRKR; encoded by the coding sequence ATGTCAAAGAGCTCGTCCCTGAACAAGATCTTCGCCGATCTTCCCGTCACCATCTTCGAGGCGATGTCGCAGGCCGCCCGCGACAATGCCGCCATCAATCTCGGCCAGGGCTTCCCTGACGATCCGGGTCCGGAGGACATCCGCCGCGCCGCGGCGGAGGCCTCGCTGAACGGCTACAACCAATACCCGTCGATGATGGGCATCCCGGAGCTTCGCCAGGCGATCGCCACCCATTACGGCCACTGGCACGGCCTCAAGCTCGACCCGATGAGCGAGGTGATGGTGACCTCCGGCGGCACCGAGGCGCTGACCTCGGCCATTCTCGCGGTGGTCCAGCCCGGCGACGAGGTGGTCTGCTTCCAGCCGGTCTACGATTCTTACCTGCCGATCATCCGCCAGGCCGGCGGCATTCCGCGCCTCGTCCGGCTCGAGCCGCCGCACTGGCGTCTGAATGAAGACATGCTGAAAAGCGTCTTCAATTCAAAGACCAAGGCGGTGCTGTTCAACAATCCCCTGAATCCCTCCGCGGTGGTCTATCCGCGCGAGGACCTCGAGCTGCTGGCGCGCTACTGCCAGGAGTTCGACGTCATCGCGATCACCGACGAGGTCTGGGAGCACGTCACTTTCGACGAGCACAAGCACATCCCGCTGATCACCATCCCCGGCATGCGCGACCGCACCATCAAGGTCGGCTCGGCCGGCAAGATCTTCTCGTTGACCGGCTGGAAGATCGGCTTCGTCTGCGCCGCGCCGCCGCTGCTGCGGGTGGCGGCCAAGGTGCATCAGTTCCTGACGTTTACGACCGCGCCAAACCTGCAAGCCGCCGTCGCTTACGGTCTCGGCAAGTCCGACGACTACTTCCTGTCGATGCGCAAGGACCTGACGCGGAGCCGGGACCGCTTGACCAAGGGGCTGGAGAGCCTCGGCTTCCCCGTGCTGAAGTCGCAAGGCACGTACTTCCTCACCGTCGACCTGTCGCCGCTCGGGCTCAACGAGAGCGACACCGAGTTCTGCTGGCGGATCGTGAAGGACTACAAGGTCGCCGCGATCCCGGTCTCGGCCTTCTACGAGCAGGACCCCGTGACGTCGGTGGTGCGCTTCTGCTTTGCCAAGAAGGACGAGACCCTCGACACCGCGCTGGAGCGGCTGTCGGACGCGGTCCGTGGACGCAAGAGGTAG
- a CDS encoding rhodanese-like domain-containing protein, producing MANQVQDLTPDEVSKGVAEGRYMLVDVREPNEVEAEAYPYGIVVPLSTFDPKAIPDPAGKEVVFACRSGKRSVTASLAAQAAGLPYDKHLAGGMLGWKAAGLPSKVGG from the coding sequence GTGGCAAATCAAGTACAGGATCTGACCCCGGACGAGGTCTCCAAGGGTGTCGCGGAAGGGCGCTATATGCTCGTCGACGTGCGCGAGCCGAACGAGGTCGAAGCCGAGGCCTATCCTTATGGCATCGTCGTGCCGCTCTCGACCTTCGATCCCAAGGCGATCCCCGATCCCGCCGGCAAGGAGGTCGTGTTCGCCTGCCGTTCGGGCAAGCGCTCGGTGACGGCCTCGCTCGCGGCACAGGCGGCGGGCCTGCCTTACGACAAGCACCTGGCCGGGGGCATGCTCGGCTGGAAAGCGGCGGGTCTTCCCAGCAAGGTCGGTGGCTGA
- a CDS encoding potassium transporter Kup, translating into MTSDVAISAPETAAANGHGEAHTTARFGALTLGSIGVVYGDIGTSPLYAFREAVMAASGTEGAPTQAAVLGVLSLILWALVVVVTLKYVVILLRADNNGEGGTLALMALAQRAVGTRGATIVMLGIISGALFYGDAVITPALSVLSAIEGMKDVTLRFEPYIVPLTVVILVGLFAVQSRGTARVAAFFGPVMCVWFAVIAVAAIHPIIEQPQVLYALNPLYAVSFMLHHGIIGFVTLGAVFLAVTGAEALYADLGHFGKRPIQTAWLFIVLPSLALNYLGQGALVLGDPGAIVSPFFQLFPQGFFRGCMVVLATAATVIASQAVITGAYSLTRQAIQLGLLPRFEIRHTSEAHSGQIFIPRINQLLLVAVVLLVLLFRSSSALASAYGISVTGTMVVTAMMGFVVIWKVWKWSPFAAAALIAPFLFLDLTFLAANLLKVFEGGWVPLALGALMIILMYTWRRGSRLLFEKSRKLEFPLADLVAMLEKRPPQRVPGTAVFLTSDPLSAPTALMHSLKHYKVLHEKNVILTIETAQTPRIDPAERVRLEQISPTFSKVTLKFGFMESPNVPKALAIARKLGWQFDIMSTSFFLSRRALKPAVHSGMPRWQDRLFISLSRSANDATDYFQIPSGRVVEVGTQVTI; encoded by the coding sequence ATGACAAGTGATGTAGCGATTTCCGCCCCGGAAACGGCGGCGGCCAATGGGCATGGCGAAGCCCATACGACCGCCCGTTTCGGTGCGCTGACGCTCGGCAGCATCGGCGTCGTCTACGGCGATATCGGCACCAGTCCCCTCTACGCGTTCCGGGAGGCCGTCATGGCCGCGTCGGGGACGGAAGGGGCCCCGACCCAGGCTGCTGTGCTCGGTGTGCTCTCGCTGATCCTGTGGGCGCTGGTCGTGGTGGTGACCCTGAAATACGTGGTGATCCTGCTGCGCGCCGACAATAACGGCGAAGGCGGCACGCTCGCCCTGATGGCGCTGGCGCAGCGCGCGGTCGGCACCCGCGGGGCGACTATCGTCATGCTCGGCATCATCTCCGGCGCTCTGTTTTACGGAGACGCGGTGATCACGCCGGCGCTCTCGGTGCTGTCGGCGATCGAAGGCATGAAGGACGTCACGCTGCGGTTCGAGCCCTACATCGTGCCGCTGACCGTGGTGATCCTGGTCGGCCTGTTCGCCGTGCAGTCGCGCGGCACCGCCCGGGTCGCCGCCTTCTTCGGCCCTGTGATGTGCGTGTGGTTCGCGGTGATCGCGGTTGCGGCGATCCATCCGATCATCGAGCAGCCGCAGGTGCTGTATGCGCTGAACCCGCTCTACGCCGTGTCCTTCATGCTCCACCACGGCATCATCGGTTTCGTGACGCTGGGCGCGGTGTTTCTGGCCGTCACCGGCGCCGAGGCGCTTTATGCCGACCTCGGCCATTTCGGCAAGCGGCCGATCCAGACGGCCTGGTTGTTCATCGTGCTGCCGTCGCTGGCTCTCAACTATCTGGGGCAGGGCGCTCTCGTCCTCGGCGATCCCGGCGCAATCGTGAGTCCGTTCTTCCAGCTCTTCCCGCAGGGTTTCTTCCGTGGCTGCATGGTCGTGCTCGCCACCGCCGCAACCGTGATAGCGAGCCAGGCCGTCATTACCGGTGCCTATTCGCTGACACGCCAGGCGATTCAGCTCGGCCTGCTGCCGCGCTTTGAAATTCGCCATACGTCTGAAGCCCATTCCGGCCAGATCTTCATCCCGCGCATCAACCAGTTGCTGCTGGTCGCGGTGGTGCTGCTGGTGCTGCTGTTCCGCTCCTCCAGCGCGCTCGCCTCGGCCTATGGCATCTCCGTGACTGGCACCATGGTGGTCACGGCGATGATGGGCTTCGTCGTGATCTGGAAGGTCTGGAAGTGGTCGCCGTTTGCGGCCGCCGCTCTGATTGCGCCGTTCCTGTTCCTCGACCTGACATTCCTCGCTGCGAACCTGCTCAAGGTGTTCGAGGGCGGCTGGGTGCCGCTGGCGCTCGGAGCGCTCATGATCATTCTGATGTACACGTGGCGGCGCGGCAGCCGGCTGCTGTTCGAGAAGTCGCGCAAGCTCGAATTTCCGCTCGCCGATCTCGTGGCGATGCTGGAGAAGCGGCCGCCGCAGCGAGTGCCCGGCACCGCGGTGTTCCTGACCAGCGATCCGCTCAGCGCGCCGACCGCGCTGATGCATAGTCTGAAACACTACAAGGTGCTGCACGAGAAGAACGTCATTCTCACCATCGAGACCGCGCAGACCCCGCGCATCGATCCGGCCGAGCGGGTCAGGCTGGAGCAGATCAGCCCGACCTTCTCCAAGGTGACGCTGAAGTTCGGCTTCATGGAATCGCCCAACGTGCCCAAGGCGCTGGCGATCGCCCGCAAGCTCGGCTGGCAGTTCGACATCATGTCGACCTCGTTCTTCCTGTCGCGCAGGGCGCTGAAGCCCGCCGTCCATTCGGGCATGCCGCGCTGGCAGGACCGGCTGTTCATCTCGCTCAGCCGCTCCGCCAACGATGCCACCGACTATTTCCAGATCCCCTCCGGCCGCGTTGTCGAGGTCGGAACTCAGGTGACGATTTAA
- a CDS encoding potassium transporter Kup — translation MTTSITSAETQDGPVTSGFWSLTLGSIGVVFGDIGTSPLYAFHEAVRGAAHGEPVSRVIVLGVLSLILWALFIVVTAKYVLLLLRADNNGEGGTLSLMALGQRALGRRSWFLLALGVVGASMFIGDSMITPAISVLSAVEGLKLATPAFEHYVVPLTVFILVLLFAVQSKGTALVASAFGPVMVIWFTCLAVMGAVHIADDPSVLAAINPYYALEFLLSHGTIGLVTLGAVFLAVTGGEALYADLGHFGRKPIQSAWMFFVLPSLLINYFGQGALVLSDPSAIEHSFYRMVPEYLVLPLVGLATAATVIASQAVITGAYSLVYQAVQLGLLPRFEVRYTSAIHAGQIYLPRVNRLLLIGVMLLVLLFHTSSNLASAYGIAVSTTMVADGIMGFVVIWKLWNWRAATAAAVIMPFVIVDMTFFSANLLKLLEGAWVPLLFGVVMAGTIWTWRRGTGILIQKTRRIEVPLDDLIKSLEKRPPHVVKGTAVFLTSDPSFVPTALLHNLKHNKVLHEHNVILTIETAQTPRVDLADRFRMEKVSDKFSKVRLRFGYMEQPNVPKALAIARKQGWQFDIMSTSFFVSRRSLKASAQSGMPLWQDHLFIALSRSANDATDYFQIPTGRVVEVGTQVTI, via the coding sequence ATGACCACGAGCATCACATCGGCCGAGACCCAGGACGGGCCGGTCACTTCGGGCTTTTGGTCCCTTACGCTCGGGAGCATCGGCGTCGTCTTTGGCGACATCGGCACCTCGCCGCTCTACGCATTCCACGAGGCGGTCAGAGGCGCGGCCCATGGCGAGCCGGTGTCGCGGGTCATCGTGCTCGGCGTGCTGTCGCTGATCCTGTGGGCGCTGTTTATCGTCGTCACCGCCAAATATGTCCTGCTGCTGCTGCGCGCCGACAATAACGGGGAGGGCGGCACGCTCTCGCTGATGGCGCTCGGCCAGCGCGCGCTCGGGCGGCGAAGCTGGTTCCTGCTCGCGCTCGGCGTGGTCGGCGCCTCCATGTTCATCGGCGATTCCATGATCACACCGGCAATCTCGGTGTTGTCGGCAGTCGAAGGTCTCAAGCTCGCCACGCCCGCCTTCGAGCATTACGTCGTGCCGCTCACCGTCTTCATTTTGGTGCTGCTGTTCGCGGTCCAGAGCAAGGGGACAGCGCTGGTGGCCTCGGCCTTCGGGCCGGTGATGGTGATCTGGTTCACCTGTCTGGCGGTGATGGGCGCCGTCCACATCGCCGACGATCCGTCGGTGCTGGCCGCGATCAATCCCTATTACGCGCTGGAGTTCCTGCTGTCGCACGGCACCATCGGCCTCGTCACGCTGGGCGCCGTCTTCCTGGCGGTCACCGGCGGCGAGGCGCTCTATGCCGATCTCGGCCATTTCGGCCGTAAGCCGATCCAGTCCGCCTGGATGTTCTTCGTGCTGCCCTCGCTGCTGATCAACTATTTCGGACAGGGCGCGCTGGTGCTGTCCGATCCCAGCGCGATCGAGCATTCCTTCTACCGCATGGTGCCCGAGTATCTGGTGTTGCCGCTGGTCGGACTCGCGACCGCCGCGACAGTGATCGCGAGCCAGGCGGTGATCACGGGCGCCTATTCCCTGGTCTATCAGGCGGTGCAACTCGGTCTCTTGCCGCGCTTCGAAGTGCGCTACACCTCCGCAATCCATGCCGGCCAGATCTATCTGCCGCGGGTGAACCGGCTGCTCCTGATCGGCGTGATGCTGCTGGTGCTGTTGTTCCACACCTCCAGCAATCTGGCTTCGGCCTACGGTATCGCGGTCTCCACCACCATGGTTGCCGACGGCATCATGGGCTTCGTCGTCATCTGGAAATTGTGGAACTGGCGCGCCGCGACGGCGGCCGCCGTGATCATGCCCTTCGTTATCGTCGACATGACTTTCTTCAGCGCCAATCTGCTCAAGCTGCTCGAAGGCGCCTGGGTGCCGTTGCTGTTCGGCGTCGTCATGGCCGGGACGATCTGGACCTGGCGGCGCGGCACGGGGATCCTGATCCAGAAGACGCGCCGGATCGAGGTGCCGCTGGACGACCTGATCAAGAGTCTGGAGAAGCGGCCGCCGCACGTCGTCAAGGGCACGGCGGTATTCCTCACCAGCGATCCTTCCTTTGTACCCACCGCTCTGCTGCACAATCTCAAGCACAACAAGGTGCTTCACGAGCACAATGTGATCCTGACCATCGAAACCGCGCAGACACCGCGGGTCGATCTGGCTGATCGGTTCAGGATGGAGAAGGTCAGCGACAAGTTCTCGAAGGTCCGGCTGCGGTTCGGGTACATGGAGCAGCCGAACGTGCCCAAGGCGCTCGCGATCGCACGCAAGCAGGGCTGGCAGTTCGACATCATGTCGACGTCGTTCTTCGTGTCGCGAAGGTCGCTGAAGGCCTCGGCGCAATCCGGCATGCCGCTTTGGCAGGACCATTTGTTCATCGCGCTGAGCCGGTCCGCCAATGACGCCACCGACTATTTCCAGATTCCCACCGGGCGGGTGGTTGAAGTCGGCACACAAGTCACCATTTGA